The following proteins come from a genomic window of Mauremys mutica isolate MM-2020 ecotype Southern chromosome 7, ASM2049712v1, whole genome shotgun sequence:
- the SLC16A9 gene encoding monocarboxylate transporter 9 isoform X2, protein MVLLKSPDGGWGWVIVLVSFFTQFFCYGSPLAVGVLYLEWLDTFGEGKGKTAWIGSLASGVGLLASPVCSACVSSFGARPVTIFSGFMVAGGLMMSSFAPNIYFLFFSYGIIVGSSVGLFIYAALQKELIELYGLDGCLLIVGALSLNILACGSLMRPLELSDSPLPEKSCLEKVPDQYLIYYEKENVEENTSILEKGCNEEKCVNNMSSHDCKQDSILNKNGLISIHAKETDTYKQKVVEQTYFCKQLAKKKWQLYLNYWEETLFLFKNKVFSSLFIAILLFDIGGFPPLLLMEDVARSSNISEEEYVMPLISILGIMTAVGKLVLGVLADFKWINTLYLYVITLIMTGVALVAIPFAKSYIMLAILSGILGFLTGNWSIFPYVTTKTVGIEKLAHAYGILMFFAGLGNSLGPPIVGWFYDWTQTYDIAFCFSGLCVLLGGLLLLVAALPCWDNCNNQSAKPPPNTYSYTVASSV, encoded by the exons ATGGTATTGCTGAAGTCGCCAGATGGTGGATGGGGCTGGGTGATTGTCCTTGTTTCCTTCTTTACTCAGTTCTTTTGTTACGGGTCTCCGTTAGCAGTTGGAGTCTTATATCTAGAATGGCTGGATACTTTtggagaagggaaaggaaagacTGCTTGGATTGGATCCCTTGCAAgtggagttggattgcttgcca GTCCTGTCTGTAGTGCATGTGTGTCTTCTTTTGGAGCAAGACCTGTGACAATCTTCAGTGGGTTTATGGTGGCTGGGGGCCTGATGATGAGCAGTTTTGCACCGAATatctattttctgtttttttcataTGGAATTATTGTTG GTTCAAGTGTTGGACTTTTTATATATGCAGCATTACAAAAAGAACTCATTGAGCTATATGGACTAGATGGATGTTTGCTAATAGTTGGTGCATTATCTCTAAATATACTAGCATGTGGAAGTCTAATGAGACCTTTGGAGTTATCTGATTCCCCTTTGCCAGAAAAATCATGCCTAGAAAAAGTTCCAGATCAATACTTGATTTACTACGAGAAGGAAAATGTTGAAGAAAATACAAGCATCCTAGAAAAGGGCTGCAATGAAGAAAAATGTGTGAATAATATGTCCAGTCATGATTGCAAACAGGACAGTATTttaaataagaatggattaataTCAATACATGCAAAAGAGACAGACACTTATAAACAGAAAGTTGTAGAACAAACATACTTTTGCAAACAGCTTGCCAAGAAGAAATGGCAACTGTATTTAAACTACTGGGAAGAaacattgtttctttttaaaaacaaagtattcTCATCCCTTTTTATTGCCATTTTACTTTTTGACATTGGTGGATTTCCTCCTTTACTGCTTATGGAAGATGTCGCAAGAAGTTCAAACATTAGTGAAGAAGAATATGTTATGCCTCTTATCTCCATTCTAGGGATTATGACTGCAGTTGGTAAACTTGTTTTAGGAGTACTGGCAGATTTTAAATGGATTAATACTTTATACCTATATGTAATTACCTTAATAATGACTGGCGTGGCCTTGGTTGCAATTCCATTTGCCAAAAGTTACATTATGTTGGCAATACTTTCTGGAATTTTAGGTTTTCTCACTGGGAATTGGTCAATTTTTCCATATGTAACCACAAAGACTGTGGGAATTGAGAAACTGGCACATGCATATGGGATATTAATGTTCTTTGCTGGACTTGGAAATAGCCTTGGACCACCAATTGTTG gttGGTTTTATGACTGGACACAGACATACGACATTGCATTCTGCTTTAGTGGACTTTGTGTTCTGCTGGGTGGACTTCTTCTGttggtggcagctctgccatgctgggacaACTGTAATAATCAGAGTGCAAAGCCACCTCCAAATACTTACTCCTACACGGTTGCATCTAGTGTTTAA
- the SLC16A9 gene encoding monocarboxylate transporter 9 isoform X1: MVLLKSPDGGWGWVIVLVSFFTQFFCYGSPLAVGVLYLEWLDTFGEGKGKTAWIGSLASGVGLLASPVCSACVSSFGARPVTIFSGFMVAGGLMMSSFAPNIYFLFFSYGIIVGLGCGLLYTATVTITCQYFDKRRGLALGLISTGSSVGLFIYAALQKELIELYGLDGCLLIVGALSLNILACGSLMRPLELSDSPLPEKSCLEKVPDQYLIYYEKENVEENTSILEKGCNEEKCVNNMSSHDCKQDSILNKNGLISIHAKETDTYKQKVVEQTYFCKQLAKKKWQLYLNYWEETLFLFKNKVFSSLFIAILLFDIGGFPPLLLMEDVARSSNISEEEYVMPLISILGIMTAVGKLVLGVLADFKWINTLYLYVITLIMTGVALVAIPFAKSYIMLAILSGILGFLTGNWSIFPYVTTKTVGIEKLAHAYGILMFFAGLGNSLGPPIVGWFYDWTQTYDIAFCFSGLCVLLGGLLLLVAALPCWDNCNNQSAKPPPNTYSYTVASSV; the protein is encoded by the exons ATGGTATTGCTGAAGTCGCCAGATGGTGGATGGGGCTGGGTGATTGTCCTTGTTTCCTTCTTTACTCAGTTCTTTTGTTACGGGTCTCCGTTAGCAGTTGGAGTCTTATATCTAGAATGGCTGGATACTTTtggagaagggaaaggaaagacTGCTTGGATTGGATCCCTTGCAAgtggagttggattgcttgcca GTCCTGTCTGTAGTGCATGTGTGTCTTCTTTTGGAGCAAGACCTGTGACAATCTTCAGTGGGTTTATGGTGGCTGGGGGCCTGATGATGAGCAGTTTTGCACCGAATatctattttctgtttttttcataTGGAATTATTGTTG ggcttggctgtGGCTTATTATATACAGCAACAGTAACCATCACCTGTCAGTATTTTGATAAACGCAGAGGCCTTGCACTTGGTTTGATTTCAACag GTTCAAGTGTTGGACTTTTTATATATGCAGCATTACAAAAAGAACTCATTGAGCTATATGGACTAGATGGATGTTTGCTAATAGTTGGTGCATTATCTCTAAATATACTAGCATGTGGAAGTCTAATGAGACCTTTGGAGTTATCTGATTCCCCTTTGCCAGAAAAATCATGCCTAGAAAAAGTTCCAGATCAATACTTGATTTACTACGAGAAGGAAAATGTTGAAGAAAATACAAGCATCCTAGAAAAGGGCTGCAATGAAGAAAAATGTGTGAATAATATGTCCAGTCATGATTGCAAACAGGACAGTATTttaaataagaatggattaataTCAATACATGCAAAAGAGACAGACACTTATAAACAGAAAGTTGTAGAACAAACATACTTTTGCAAACAGCTTGCCAAGAAGAAATGGCAACTGTATTTAAACTACTGGGAAGAaacattgtttctttttaaaaacaaagtattcTCATCCCTTTTTATTGCCATTTTACTTTTTGACATTGGTGGATTTCCTCCTTTACTGCTTATGGAAGATGTCGCAAGAAGTTCAAACATTAGTGAAGAAGAATATGTTATGCCTCTTATCTCCATTCTAGGGATTATGACTGCAGTTGGTAAACTTGTTTTAGGAGTACTGGCAGATTTTAAATGGATTAATACTTTATACCTATATGTAATTACCTTAATAATGACTGGCGTGGCCTTGGTTGCAATTCCATTTGCCAAAAGTTACATTATGTTGGCAATACTTTCTGGAATTTTAGGTTTTCTCACTGGGAATTGGTCAATTTTTCCATATGTAACCACAAAGACTGTGGGAATTGAGAAACTGGCACATGCATATGGGATATTAATGTTCTTTGCTGGACTTGGAAATAGCCTTGGACCACCAATTGTTG gttGGTTTTATGACTGGACACAGACATACGACATTGCATTCTGCTTTAGTGGACTTTGTGTTCTGCTGGGTGGACTTCTTCTGttggtggcagctctgccatgctgggacaACTGTAATAATCAGAGTGCAAAGCCACCTCCAAATACTTACTCCTACACGGTTGCATCTAGTGTTTAA